A window of the Tenebrio molitor chromosome 1, icTenMoli1.1, whole genome shotgun sequence genome harbors these coding sequences:
- the GatB gene encoding glutamyl-tRNA(Gln) amidotransferase subunit B, mitochondrial: MLKKLRSSLPNNRYSCSEVKRFFAKDSRTKWTSVVGLEVHAQINTVSKLFSGASTNFSSPVNTNVSLFDCAIPGTLPVLNKKCVEYGVLTALALNCQISPVSMFDRKHYFYADMPAGYQITQQRYPLATNGKLEFQVFTPGIHKAPYKTEVHIKQLQLEQDSGKSLHDVDRSLVDLNRAGVPLMEVVFEPDLKDGEEAAALVKELVTILQRIGTCSCKMEEGALRVDANVSVHQKGEALGTRAEIKNIGSVRGVAGAVKYEIERQIQIKESGGVVENETRAWDASRKITVAMRDKEQQQDYRYMPEPNLPPLHVAMGPVGHGCVNADELRQTMPELPEQTRCRLRDSLGLTLEQSVILVGDAVLLQLFEWASRNRNLDGKLLANLLINDFLTTLHKMNLDPTQHAVDCEGFAEIAELLQDGRITRNTAKRVLEAVLQGTDKTPLEIVKENDWMQITDRGDLLKICEEVLRENEKVVKQYKAGKSKVFKALMGCVAAKSKQRADMAKCDAILKELLSK; the protein is encoded by the exons atgttaaaaaaattgcgtTCGAGCTTGCCTAATAATCGTTATTCATGTTCTGAAGTGAAAcgattttttgcaaaagatTCAAG GACGAAATGGACCAGCGTTGTAGGCCTAGAAGTCCACGCTCAAATCAACACAGTCAGCAAACTGTTCTCAGGAGCCTCCACCAACTTTTCTTCTCCTGTCAATACAAATGTCTCACTTTTTGATTGTGCAATTCCTGGGACGCTTCCAGTGCTTAACAAAAAATGCGTCGAGTACGGCGTTCTAACGGCGCTGGCGTTAAATTGCCAGATCAGTCCGGTCTCGATGTTTGACAGGAAGCACTATTTTTATGCAGATATGCCT GCTGGCTATCAGATAACCCAACAGCGGTACCCCCTGGCCACAAACGGTAAATTAGAATTCCAAGTTTTCACTCCTGGAATTCACAAAGCCCCCTACAAGACTGAAGTCCACATCAAACAGCTTCAGCTGGAGCAGGACAGCGGCAAAAGCTTGCACGATGTAGATCGCAGTTTGGTCGACTTAAATCGTGCGGGGGTTCCCCTGATGGAAGTGGTTTTTGAACCGGACCTGAAGGACGGCGAAGAAGCGGCGGCTCTTGTGAAAGAATTGGTAACGATCTTGCAAAGAATCGGCACCTGTTCGTGCAAGATGGAAG AGGGCGCTCTACGGGTGGACGCTAATGTTTCCGTTCACCAAAAAGGGGAAGCACTGGGTACTCGcgctgaaataaaaaatatagggtcGGTGAGAGGGGTGGCGGGGGCGGTCAAATACGAGATCGAGAGACAGATTCAGATTAAGGAGTCCGGGGGGGTCGTGGAGAACGAAACCAGAGCTTGGGACGCCTCGCGGAAAATCACGGTAGCGATGAGGGACAAAGAGCAGCAGCAG GATTATAGGTACATGCCGGAGCCGAATCTGCCCCCTTTGCACGTCGCGATGGGGCCCGTGGGTCACGGCTGCGTGAACGCCGACGAGCTGCGCCAAACCATGCCAGAACTACCGGAACAAACGCGGTGTAGATTGCGGGATTCCCTCGGGTTGACACTAGAGCAGTCCGTCATCCTGGTCGGTGACGCAGTCTTGTTGCAACTATTCGAGTGGGCCTCGCGGAACAGAAATCTGGACGGAAAGCTGTTGGCCAACCTGTTGATCAACGACTTTTTGACGACGCTTCACAAGATGAACCTGGACCCGACACAACA CGCAGTCGACTGTGAAGGTTTCGCCGAAATTGCGGAACTTCTGCAGGACGGGCGCATAACCAGGAACACCGCCAAGCGCGTGTTGGAGGCGGTCCTGCAAGGCACCGATAAAACTCCACTAGAG ATTGTAAAGGAAAACGACTGGATGCAAATCACGGATCGCGGCGATTTGCTCAAGATATGCGAGGAAGTTTTGCGCGAAAATGAAAAAGTCGTCAAGCAGTACAAGGCAGGGAAGAGTAAAGTTTTCAAAGCGCTGATGGGGTGCGTTGCGGCGAAGAGCAAGCAAAGAGCCGACATGGCCAAGTGTGACGCAATTCTGAAAGAGCTTTTGAGTAAATAG
- the LOC138139738 gene encoding uncharacterized protein: protein MVRKRTRKYESDDNDSDSDLDLSLDCSSQPAAKKYSLRERKRAPLFTTDFDYYSLDDEDGEVRKQSSEDEDFEIEADVSSSRTYFEPETDSQHPGGLIDFEDIIRADIVVNKHKIDYDNIIQKTEIKLTQPKKRGRKPKNQIGNDKIENSSYICEPDLNMLTHLESQDSEINTEESQQDKQKEKTVWPEVNGEGQDDPFGSGCLENLDKPEEESDPLVIKNDNNIEMVMLKPPPIHENEIKVLEDEDDDVIVLGEVKQDVIILDD from the coding sequence atGGTGAGAAAACGCACTCGTAAATACGAGAGTGACGACAACGATAGCGACAGCGACTTGGACTTGAGCCTTGATTGCTCCTCGCAACCAGCTGCCAAGAAATACAGTCTTCGGGAGCGAAAGAGAGCCCCCTTGTTCACTACCGACTTTGACTATTACAGTCTTGACGATGAGGACGGCGAAGTTAGAAAACAGTCTTCCGAGGACGAAGATTTTGAGATCGAAGCTGATGTCAGCAGTAGCAGAACATATTTTGAACCGGAGACAGATTCACAGCACCCAGGTGGTTTGATAGATTTTGAAGATATTATCAGAGCGGATATTGTAGTTAACAAACACAAGATTGACTACGACAATATCATACaaaaaacagaaattaaaCTCACCCAACCGAAAAAACGAGgaagaaaaccaaaaaatcaaattgggaatgacaaaattgaaaattcaagTTACATTTGTGAGCCTGACTTGAACATGTTGACTCATTTAGAATCCCAAGATAGTGAAATAAATACTGAAGAAAGTCAACAGGATAAACAAAAGGAGAAAACGGTATGGCCGGAGGTAAATGGTGAAGGACAAGATGATCCTTTTGGAAGTGGATGCTTGGAAAATTTGGACAAGCCAGAAGAGGAGTCAGATCCTTTAgttataaaaaatgacaataatattGAAATGGTAATGCTGAAACCACCTCCAATTCATGAGAATGAAATTAAAGTCTTGGAAGATGAAGATGATGATGTTATTGTTTTGGGTGAAGTTAAACAAGATGTTATTATTTTAGATGATTGA
- the LOC138139749 gene encoding pupal cuticle protein C1B-like — MAFRFVVLCAALASANAGLLGASIAAPALAYGAAAPVLGSTFHGNAGLAYGAAPALAYGAAAPTLGSTFHGNAGLAYGAAPALAYGAAAPVLGSTFHGRLAAPAVAYGAPALAAPAITSQSSNILRSFGNLGQVSTYSKSIDTPYSSVRKADIRVSNPGVRIAAAAPALAYGAAPAFSTYHGSYASPVLRTAVAAPAISTYHGAALAAPAIATPALGALGVAYSAAPAVSHINYASSYANYAW, encoded by the exons ATGGCATTTAGG TTCGTAGTCTTGTGCGCCGCTTTGGCTTCTGCCAACGCCGGTTTATTGGGCGCCTCCATCGCGGCTCCAGCTCTCGCCTACGGTGCCGCCGCTCCCGTGCTCGGCAGCACTTTCCACGGCAATGCAGGTTTAGCCTACGGTGCCGCCCCCGCTCTGGCCTACGGAGCCGCCGCCCCTACGCTCGGCAGCACTTTCCACGGCAATGCAGGTTTAGCCTACGGTGCCGCCCCCGCTCTGGCCTACGGTGCCGCCGCTCCCGTGCTCGGCAGCACTTTCCACGGAAGGTTGGCCGCTCCGGCTGTAGCCTACGGAGCCCCCGCTCTGGCCGCACCCGCCATCACCTCTCAATCCTCTAACATTCTTCGCAGCTTCGGCAACTTGGGTCAAGTGTCCACTTACTCCAAGAGCATCGACACTCCCTACTCCAGCGTCCGCAAAGCTGACATTCGCGTCTCCAACCCCGGAGTCAGGATCGCCGCTGCCGCACCAGCTTTGGCCTACGGTGCCGCTCCCGCTTTTAGCACCTACCACGGTTCTTACGCCAGCCCAGTTCTTCGCACCGCTGTAGCTGCCCCAGCTATCAGCACCTACCACGGAGCTGCTCTTGCCGCTCCCGCTATTGCTACCCCTGCTTTGGGTGCTCTTGGTGTCGCTTATTCTGCCGCTCCCGCCGTCTCCCACATCAACTACGCCTCTTCCTACGCTAATTATGCTTGGTAG
- the LOC138139744 gene encoding pupal cuticle protein C1B-like produces the protein MAFKFVVLCAALASANAGLLGASIAAPALAYGAAPALAYGAAAPTLGSTFHGNSGLAYGAAPALAYGAAAPVLGSTYHGNAGLAYGVAPALAYGAAAPVLGSTFHGRLAGPAVAYGAPALAAPAITSQSSNILRSFGNLGQVSTYSKSIDTPYSSVRKADIRVSNPGVRIAAAAPALAYGAAPALSTYHGSYASPVLRTAVAAPAISTYHGAALAAPAIATPALGALGVAYSAAPAVSHINYASSYANYAW, from the exons ATGGCATTCAAG TTCGTAGTTTTGTGCGCCGCTTTGGCTTCCGCCAACGCCGGTTTACTGGGCGCCTCCATCGCAGCTCCAGCCCTCGCCTACGGTGCCGCCCCCGCCCTGGCCTACGGTGCCGCCGCCCCTACGCTCGGCAGCACTTTCCACGGCAACTCAGGTTTAGCCTATGGTGCCGCCCCCGCTCTGGCCTACGGTGCCGCCGCTCCCGTGCTCGGCAGCACTTACCACGGCAATGCTGGTTTAGCCTACGGTGTCGCCCCCGCTCTGGCCTACGGAGCCGCCGCTCCCGTGCTCGGTAGCACTTTCCACGGAAGGTTGGCCGGTCCAGCTGTAGCCTACGGAGCCCCCGCTCTGGCCGCACCCGCCATCACCTCTCAATCCTCCAACATTCTCCGCAGCTTCGGCAACTTGGGTCAAGTGTCCACTTACTCCAAGAGCATCGACACTCCCTACTCCAGCGTCCGCAAAGCTGACATTCGCGTCTCCAACCCCGGAGTCAGGATCGCCGCTGCCGCCCCAGCTTTGGCCTACGGTGCTGCTCCCGCTCTTAGCACCTACCACGGTTCTTACGCCAGCCCAGTTCTTCGCACCGCTGTAGCTGCCCCAGCTATCAGCACCTACCACGGAGCTGCTCTTGCCGCCCCAGCTATTGCTACCCCTGCTTTGGGTGCTCTTGGTGTCGCTTATTCTGCCGCTCCCGCCGTCTCCCACATCAACTACGCTTCTTCTTATGCCAACTACGCTTGGTAA